Below is a genomic region from Salvelinus fontinalis isolate EN_2023a chromosome 2, ASM2944872v1, whole genome shotgun sequence.
ATCAGCCATCCTGTCGTCAATAGACACAGCCAAGGATTAGAAAACAATGCACAGAGGTGAGGTCAAACCATCTGAAACACACTACTACCCCACTGTGACCACTGTGTGTGAGCAAGTGTAACAGGCGTCCCTGTGCTGCTTAGCAGTATAGCTTCCACGCTCACCAGTCCTTACTGGTACTTGATCTCGCATCCTCTGCCTTGCCAACACACGTAACAGTCCTGCTTGACAATGTACTAACCAGTCGCACCACCGAAAAAGTACCAATTTGACAGCGCCATTGGTAACGTTTCACGCTGTGGGGTGAGCTAACGGCACGATTGTAACTCCATTAAATGAGCAATGTTGATAGTTGTAATGCGGAACATTATTGTGTGTGACACCCTAAATACATTAGCGTACCATACCTGGTTCAAAGGAGTTGGAGGAGGTGGGTAGAGTCTGCAGTGACCTGCTCACTGTTGACCTCATGTCGTGGTTAAGTACCCGTGGTGACGAGCCCATCCAACTTGGTTCTTCCCAACTCCTTTTCCCTGATGGTTCCATCTTAGTAGGGCTGGTCGGAGCACTTATGGCACGGTCATACATCTGAAAGGAGATGGAATTGAAAAGCATTATTGTCCATTAGAGTGTTTCATGAAATGGACATGTCTTCCACTCGTGGTTAAAAACAGTAAAACGACTGATGTAGAGATCAGATGCCAAACAGTGAGGTGATCACATTTAGCCTATAACTGAACTGGCGCAACGGACAAAGAATGTACATAATAACATTTACAAGAGTAGAATTGCAATGATCTAACTTAAAGAATGTCCCACTTACTCTTTTGACTGCTAGTGTTGCAATGCCAAGCATGGCAGCTCCTCCGACCCCAAGCACAAGCTTGGCATTGGAGAGCAAAAAGTCAACGGCCGTGCCCATCCCGTTGTCATCCTTCTTTCCTTTACGGTCACCGTTCACTCCCGCCATTCTGCCTTTGTGAATGTAGCGTTAGAAGGGGAAATGAATGAGAAGAACAAAGAAAGTACTGATTCAGATGTGACGAGTCCCGCGTGCTATTACCATAACTCAAGGACCGTGTACCTTTCATTATTAAAATATGTATTATTAATTTATGAGAGCAAAAGGATAGTTGGTCGGTTAAATAGCTGAACAGTCTACCTGTTTGTGGTCTGCCACGAGCACGTCTTGCTAAAAGGTGGTGTTGGATGGTTGACCCCCAACTACATCAGCCCCCCCAGGCGACTGCTGAGGAAGAACTGGCCCCTCTTCAGTGCGTCCTCCTTGTCGCTCGGCGCGGTCAGAGCCTGGCAGCGGCGGAACTCGCCGGCCACGGCGCGGCGGTAGTAGTTGCGGTCTGTGTACTGAAGGTGGCGCCCTGCACGGAGCAGTGCTCGGTACAGCTCCAGCACCGCACTACGAGACCAGCCGCCCATTAGGGATGCACATGAAGATGGGAGGACTCCTGTGAGGATAGAAGGACGTGTATTTATTTCAATAGAATAGGTAATCATTACACAAAGGGTAGTATTAGCATCGATTTTCGAACATTGTCACCTAGGCATCTGCCACTGGTGAAGTGGAAGGACAACATGGATCAAGTTAGGCTATACTAATCCTGAACAGTAACTTAACTACGTTATACGATTGGGCATATTTAGCTAGATAACCTTTGTGGATGACGAGATTAGAGATGAGACTGGTCATTTGTTGCCGATTCGGTGGTCGTTACACCGATTATTGGTACTACTAGCTAGCAGCAAGGGGTGGGTGTAATTTGTGGAACGTGCCAAACGGGAATCAAAAAAataacaaggttgccaacaaacaacgcatacaaagttgTACAGCGGCAGAATAAGATACCGGGTAGGGCGTGGGCAATTTGGTTAAGTTTCTCACTCACCACGTTTATTTGAAAAAAATGTCTATCCTCACTCTGGTAGTTtatggaaaaacattaagaataagctaCGTGATGAGTTGATGACTATTCGGCAGCTAGTTAGCTTGGTGAATTAATCATGCTACTTTGTATTcgttgtttgttggcatcctTGTACTTTACGAAGATTCTGGAACAGATTCATGTTAGAACCTTCCACAAatgacacccacccacccagcagCAAGTCAAGTTAATTTGCTAACTATCTAACATTAGCTATGTTATGCCTGTCTAATCTGAATGCAGCCTAGCTGTGTCAGACCAGAGCAACACATAAGATACACCAAAGATACTGAACTAGCTAACTAACCCATTTCATCTGACATTAGCTAGCTATATAGTTTACGTTAGCACTCGTCCAGCAGAACACCCCTTTGCAATTTAGCTACCAAACGTTAGCTGCTGTTGCCCGTGTAGACTATACGATAGGTGAGCTAACAATTAGCTATACTAGAATAGCAAAACCAGTATCAATTGTATTGTTCCCTTTGATTGGCTAACAGTAATAAAAAAATCACTTAAGGCTAGCCTAGCTTGCGAGCTAACGTTAATTAGCTTTTTACAGTAACGTTAGCCTCCGAACGATGCTGACCTTGCACATTGAGGAGCTGCTACTCACAATCAATTGAATACAAATATACGATATTGACAGAACAACATTTTACATCGTCAAGGGAGACCGCTGAACTTACGTTTGAGAAACGATTTCAAAGGTTTCTACTTATAAGTAAAACAGACACAGTTCCCCCTCGCGTCGGGGTCAGAATTACAAACCGGAAGCAATTGGCTACTTATTTTTGCACGGGAATTACTACATCCGGGTTGAAAAAAAATGTATGGTTGAGAAATGTGACGTTACAGCACTCAATCTTATTTAGCCTACAAACCTATACACCTTTCTATGATGGAATAAAGCATTTTATAAAGAAGTCTAATAAGAAAACATATGTGAATAAGATCATAAGCCAATGTAATAAGACTATataagtagagtagagtaggttaGAGGAGAGTATTACTTTATTAACCCGAATTTGGGAAATTGTTTTATCACCTATAGCATCATCACTGATTACAAGGACAAGACAAGGATAAATTAAGCACATATAATAAAACAAGCTCATATTAATATGTACTATATTGGTCAGTTTGTGAGCAGCTAAGATTTGACACAATCCCTTGTGTGATCTTGGGTTAATAGAAAGTTAAGCCCATTTTGTGTTTTATTGCCCTCTGTATGATGACTTGAGACATGTTCTGTTTGGTAAAATTGTTGGTGCTCACTCATGAAGTGTTTGACTACAGGATGAACACAGGTTGAAGTTCTTTTTCACAATGTGAGTTTTTTACATTGCACAATTTATTTTCCTGGGGTGGAGGAGTGTATTGTTTGTGTAGAGAGACAAGATGAAAATTGTAATAGCTAATTATGCATTTCATTTGTTTAATGTAACGTGTTGTTTTGTGCACACCTACTTGACACTTGATATCGTGTCTTATAAGCCCATACGGGTTGGGCACCATGTTGCTGGTGGTTTCAagtttaatttgtcacatgcacaagtacactGAAATGCTTAGCTTGCAAGCCCtgcccaacagtgcagtattcaatataaaataatataactAATAACAAAATATAAAAAGTAGTTTTTATTGTTATCATAAATATCTACATTGTTATTGTTGTGTAATTGAAGAAACAGTTAATTAGGAATTACACATAACTAAGCAAAGTGGTTTCTGAAATTGGGGAACCAAATGCCCTTAAGTGGTGAAATCTCACAACTAGCTACCTAAGCAGCTCACTTACAATCACATACTGTTTGTCTCCATTAGGAATGTCTGAGTatattgtctgctaaattaccttTAGTGAAAATAAGAAGTCCCAATAATCTGTGTTGTCATCAATCTTATGCAAAGGCTTACAATTAATTATATTCTTTCAAAAACTAATAATCTTAAACAAACAGAAACATAGCTAATTCCCCACTTTTCGGCTAGATATCTTTTCATAAGCACAACTCCAAATAGAAAGACTGACAAAAGGAGTAATGTTGAATACTATATGTCTAaagtaaaacttttttttttaagtgccTAAGAATCGTATCTGATTTACAAGAAAAATGTACAGCACAGTTCTGTCTAAGGTGTGTCTGTCTAAGGCTGGTGAGGCCTACTTTGGTTAGGGAGTCTCGGGCAgctgaggttagaggtcaggggggCTTCGGGCAGCTGAGGTCAGAGTTCAGGGAGGGTTTGGGCAACTGAGTTCAGGGGGCTTCGGGTAGTTGTGGTCAGTGAGTTTCGGGAACAGCACCAGTTTTGATGAAAGTGAAACTACATATGTTAAGAACAGTTCCCACTAAGGGGGAAAGAAAAATAAGTAATGGGTTTTACTATGTACACAATAAGAAAAAACATGCATCAGAGTATAAATATAGGTGTGAAACCTCAGGAAGCTCATCACACATCTTTGACACCTTGACTGGAGGTACAGTAAGGACATTTTTAGGCAATTTGCTCACTTACTGAAATAGGAATTttttattaactaggcaagtcatttaataATTCTTATCAATAGGGgggtgacaggtccggtattttctttgtcttcaaaGGTGCGCgggggagctcgacattgtcttctgaaaagcgttcggtatacacggcgaatatctccagctctgattttatttcatacatatgataataacatcataaagtagtttttttcaaccgagttttatcagtctATTCCTcgtttattggtaacttttggagttttccgttctttgcgccaagagaggatgggaatgttagcaaccttggctagcattgtggcgcgaattcgacagaagaaatggacattctaaaaccaaacaacgattaaaagtaagaaaacatttatgatgttatttcgtatttctgtgtaaaatgttgactcatattctccgccgtgttggtgagtgctgtctcacaatattgcaagCTGTGTGTTATgataaagttatttaaaaaaatcgaacacagcggttgcattaagaaccagtgtatctttcatttatttttatataaagtttatgatgagttctttggtcagattaggtgagtgtccaaaatatctccggagattctggtgaatcgttgctacgtattcacaatgtataaccaggatttgtagctataaatatgcacattttcgaacaaaacataaatgtattgtataacatgatgttataagactgtcatctgatgaagttgtccaaaggttagtgattaattttatgtcttttgctggtttttgcgaaagctacctttgcggtgaataaatgcgtttgtgtgtttggctattgtggtaagctaatataattctatattgtgttttcgctgtaaaacacttaaaaaaaatggaaatatttgctggattcacaagatgtttatctttcattcgctgtacactatgtatttttcataaatgttttatgatgagtatttatgtatttcacgttgttctctgtaattattctggctgctttggtgctatttttgatggtggctgcaatgtaaaactatgatttatacctcaaatatgcacattttcgtacaaaacataaatgtattatataacatgttataagactgtcatctgatgaagttgtttcttggttagtgactaattttatctctattttgtcagttttgtgaaagctacctatgcggtggaaacatggtgaaaatatgcggttgtgtgtttggctattgtggttagctaatagaaatacatagtgttttcgctgtaaaacatttaaaaaatcggaaatgatggctgtattcaaaagatgtttatctttcctttgctgtattggacttgtgatttcatgaaaattatattataagatatccctgtcccgttagcctaggctatgctagtcagctttttttgatgaggaggatcccggatccgggagagagaagcggtagaggttttaagaacaaattcttatttacaatgactgcctaccctggccaaaccctaacgacgctgtgccaattgtgcgccaccccctGGGACTCGCAATCACGACTAGttgtgataaagcctggaatctaaccagggtctgtagaccCTAACCAGGGTCCAGTGATATCTGTAAAAGTGTTTTTGAATATGGTCTAAATTGTGTTAAATCGTTAAGACTATTGTAACTGGGGACGGCATGAGACATTGCGAGAGACAGCCATTACTAATTCAGCCTCATGCCTCTTATTCGACTGTTGCTACAAATCTAATTATAGAGACCAGGAAGCATGTACCAGGAGACATTTTCGAAACCAGTTAAAGTGCATTTAATGTTCAGTCACAAGGGTTAAATGGCCATGTGGAAAACTGTCTGTCAATGACTGTTTGGGTGAAATAGAGCAAAGAGCATCAAACTAATGATGCGCCTGAAAAACCTTTAAAAAGTGTTCCAACGTTTGTTGAACATTGACCATTCCATCAGGGAGAGTATTTGCAGTGAGAGGCTGCCTCAGATTCACCCAGCGTCTTTTGGGAGACAGGAAATGTAATTGCTTAATTGGAATCACTAGGTACATATTATTGCCAACCCTTGTTTGTGTAGTACAACAAAACTTGCTGTTCACTGACTATCACTGCATCTTACGGAGCGGGCATATCTTGGGAGTGTTTTCGGTATTGAGGTAAGCTAGTTTCTACTTTTATAAATTCCATTTTATGAGCTTATACACGTACCAACAATGGCTGTAGGAATAACACAACTTTATCTACTTATGTGTAGCCTAATTACAGAGTGTAATGTCCAGAGCAACGTTTCTGTGAGTACTTGCGTTGTTGATCATAGTGGTATTTTGTGTACCTAAAATTTCCAATTTTTTTTCACCCACGAAGCTGAGCCAGATGTGTATATTGGTCCTCCTTGAAATGCATGTTTTAAAGTTAGTCACGCTTGAATGAGTCATAGCGATATGATACATTATTTAGTGGAGGGCAGCCTCCTTGCTTATACTGTTGAGGGGTGTAGGGACTTCAGGACATACCACTGACAATGTATGTCAACTTAAATGATTTA
It encodes:
- the LOC129822527 gene encoding MIEF1 upstream open reading frame protein-like — encoded protein: MGGWSRSAVLELYRALLRAGRHLQYTDRNYYRRAVAGEFRRCQALTAPSDKEDALKRGQFFLSSRLGGLM